One genomic window of Ruminococcus gauvreauii includes the following:
- the ftsE gene encoding cell division ATP-binding protein FtsE, with amino-acid sequence MITLKGVSKSYGKGQPAIDRMDLQIDKGEFVFVVGNSGSGKSTLIKLLLKELEPTDGTIEVNGQILNTMKRRKVPKYRRGVGVVFQDFRLLKDRNVFENVAFAQRVIERPNRVIKKRVPEVLTLVGLAEKYKSFPKELSGGEQQRVALARALVNRPDILLADEPTGNLDPKTSFEIMKLLEEINERGTTVLVVTHNRDIVNTMKKRVIAMKKGVIVSDEQEGEYHAN; translated from the coding sequence ATGATTACGTTAAAGGGCGTAAGCAAATCGTACGGAAAAGGCCAGCCGGCTATTGACCGAATGGATTTGCAGATTGATAAGGGGGAATTTGTTTTTGTTGTGGGGAACAGTGGATCCGGGAAATCCACATTGATCAAACTGCTTTTAAAAGAGTTGGAACCCACAGACGGCACAATCGAAGTTAACGGCCAGATACTGAACACGATGAAGCGCAGAAAAGTACCGAAGTACCGCCGTGGGGTCGGTGTTGTATTCCAGGACTTCCGTCTGCTCAAAGACAGAAATGTCTTTGAAAATGTAGCATTTGCTCAGCGCGTCATCGAACGCCCTAACAGGGTGATTAAAAAAAGAGTGCCGGAGGTTCTCACTCTGGTAGGTCTGGCGGAAAAATATAAGTCATTTCCGAAGGAGCTGTCCGGAGGTGAGCAGCAGAGGGTTGCACTGGCAAGAGCGCTTGTCAACAGACCGGATATTCTGCTTGCGGATGAGCCCACGGGAAATCTGGATCCTAAGACTTCATTTGAAATCATGAAGCTTCTGGAGGAAATCAACGAGCGTGGAACCACTGTACTGGTCGTTACTCATAACCGTGACATCGTAAACACTATGAAAAAGCGTGTGATCGCGATGAAGAAAGGCGTCATTGTAAGCGACGAACAAGAAGGTGAATACCATGCGAATTAG
- a CDS encoding PucR family transcriptional regulator: MISNQILQNTIEGLKTISRADLCIMDIEGKVLVSTFAEQVASSAEVLSFVESQADSQVIKGFQYFKVYDEHQLEYVLIAGGGSEDIYMIGKLAAFQIENLLIAYKERFDKDNFIKNLLLDNLLLVDIYNRAKKLHIEVNARRVVFILETNQSKDYNLLECIKNMFHGKNGDFITAVDEKNIIIVKELSETDGYDEMNKIAVSILDTLGYGTVGETHIAYGTIVKELKEVSRSYKEARMALDVGKIFFGDRDVIAYSSLGIGRLIYQLPIPLCKMFIKEIFADKSPDDFDEETLVTINKFFENSLNVSETSRQLYIHRNTLVYRLDKLQKSTGLDLRVFEDAITFKIALMVVRYMQYMETLDY, translated from the coding sequence ATGATTTCAAATCAAATACTTCAAAATACAATCGAAGGCTTAAAGACAATATCCAGAGCAGATCTGTGCATCATGGATATTGAGGGAAAAGTTCTGGTATCGACCTTTGCTGAACAGGTTGCCAGCAGTGCGGAAGTATTGAGTTTCGTTGAGTCGCAGGCGGACAGCCAGGTGATCAAGGGATTTCAGTATTTCAAGGTGTATGATGAACACCAGCTGGAGTACGTACTGATCGCAGGCGGCGGAAGTGAAGATATCTATATGATTGGCAAGCTGGCGGCATTTCAGATTGAGAATCTGTTGATTGCCTATAAAGAGCGTTTTGATAAAGATAATTTTATCAAGAACCTTTTGCTGGATAATCTTCTGCTTGTCGATATCTATAACCGTGCGAAAAAGCTACATATCGAAGTGAACGCCAGAAGGGTTGTATTTATACTGGAGACCAATCAGAGCAAAGATTACAATCTGCTGGAATGCATTAAAAACATGTTCCATGGAAAGAACGGTGACTTCATCACAGCAGTCGATGAAAAGAATATCATTATCGTCAAAGAGCTCTCTGAGACAGACGGGTATGACGAAATGAATAAAATTGCGGTTTCCATTCTGGATACGCTTGGCTACGGTACGGTAGGCGAAACCCACATTGCCTATGGAACGATCGTAAAAGAACTGAAAGAAGTTTCGAGGTCCTACAAAGAAGCCAGAATGGCGCTGGATGTCGGAAAGATCTTTTTTGGTGACCGCGATGTCATCGCTTACAGTTCACTCGGCATCGGCCGGCTGATCTATCAGCTTCCGATTCCGCTGTGTAAAATGTTTATCAAAGAAATTTTTGCAGATAAATCGCCGGATGATTTTGATGAAGAGACTCTGGTGACAATCAATAAGTTCTTTGAGAACAGCCTGAACGTTTCTGAGACATCCAGACAGCTGTATATTCACAGAAACACACTGGTATATCGCCTGGACAAGCTTCAAAAGAGTACCGGACTGGATCTGCGTGTATTTGAGGATGCCATTACGTTTAAGATTGCGTTAATGGTAGTACGGTACATGCAGTACATGGAAACCTTGGATTACTAG
- a CDS encoding YitT family protein, with protein MTSKKEYLLIIAGTAAMAVSINSVFDPLGMVTGGFSGIAILIKELTKQLIPGGMPLGITTAVLNVPLFLIGIKIKGFQFLKRSFVGMISLSVWLSILPQIPIIEGDLMLAALCGGAIQGLGIGLAFSGRGTTGGSDMAAALLQKKFPWYSASQIMQVIDWIIVFFGALVFGFSMVLYAVVAIFVISKVSDGIIEGLKFSKAAFIITEKHQVISQTLMKELKRGTTGITVHGMYSGKEKIMLFCVVPKKQIVYVKEIIHRLDERAFVIVTDAREVLGEGFLRYE; from the coding sequence ATGACAAGCAAAAAAGAGTATTTACTGATAATTGCAGGAACAGCCGCCATGGCTGTTTCCATCAATTCCGTGTTTGATCCACTTGGAATGGTAACCGGCGGTTTTTCGGGGATTGCGATTCTGATCAAAGAGCTTACAAAACAACTGATACCCGGAGGCATGCCGCTCGGTATCACGACTGCGGTTCTGAATGTTCCTCTGTTTTTGATCGGAATAAAGATCAAAGGATTTCAGTTTCTGAAACGTTCGTTTGTGGGGATGATCAGTCTTTCCGTGTGGCTTTCCATTCTCCCGCAGATTCCGATCATTGAAGGCGATCTGATGCTTGCTGCGCTGTGCGGCGGCGCAATACAGGGCCTGGGGATCGGACTGGCATTTTCCGGGCGCGGGACAACAGGAGGGAGTGACATGGCTGCCGCTCTGCTTCAGAAAAAATTTCCGTGGTATTCCGCCTCTCAGATCATGCAGGTGATCGACTGGATCATCGTTTTTTTTGGGGCGCTTGTTTTCGGATTTTCCATGGTTTTATATGCGGTTGTAGCCATTTTTGTCATCTCAAAAGTCAGTGACGGTATAATTGAGGGGTTGAAATTTTCCAAAGCAGCGTTTATTATAACGGAGAAGCATCAGGTGATTTCACAGACGCTTATGAAGGAACTGAAGAGAGGAACGACAGGGATAACGGTACACGGAATGTATTCCGGAAAAGAAAAAATCATGTTGTTCTGTGTGGTTCCGAAGAAGCAGATTGTCTATGTGAAGGAAATCATACACAGGTTGGATGAACGTGCTTTTGTGATTGTGACGGACGCGAGAGAGGTACTCGGAGAAGGCTTTTTGCGTTACGAATGA
- a CDS encoding cobaltochelatase CobT-related protein, with amino-acid sequence MMDENMREEYQLEIENRIKNLIWTVCGDYTLEARPDVDAFLKSKYIALYDGIKQGAFAKYFCKEDLSLYLVKKLYIHADEASLMTIAQMCIEEAVEGRIASERSGVPEIRRRALEDTLEFDFHHLVKSEIGRLKAALFREKIQGEYVVSSAVRKNMERIYKLKYAETTRDVIEAIDELYNLWVEPGYEQTYGTLEHILSVTMEELAEYSWKDFLTEEMYEENLEAYLDKVSQDMTATRTPDSEEKEELSDQEGLRKKKVVVVDEEAMQKVYSYVELNFGKTYLSTLQEKRMNFQLCKGLHSDCSLYFTDGILRSPVTRNYQYEYAKKQQAKNKYAYYDYHRVVKRNIAVLSDTLKKALVMRDEVSETISDRGILIPSRLWKAGRTQDAKLFRKEEKTSTQDFVVEVLIDASGSQRPRQDKVVLQAYIIMEALSSVRIPHRVTSFCTFWDYTIIQRYREYDDPRSENERIFEFTTSSNNRDGLAVKAAAQELLNRDEEKKILIILSDGRPYDVILNRPNARNPQPYQGEYAIKDTGFEVRRLRSQGISVLGVFAGEEKDLEAEKKIFGKDFAYIRDIEYFSKIVGRYLKKQLEDNA; translated from the coding sequence ATGATGGATGAAAATATGAGAGAAGAATATCAGCTGGAGATTGAAAACCGGATCAAAAACCTGATCTGGACAGTATGTGGAGATTATACACTGGAAGCCAGGCCGGATGTGGATGCCTTTTTAAAATCAAAATATATCGCTCTTTATGATGGCATCAAGCAGGGGGCGTTTGCCAAATATTTCTGTAAGGAAGATCTGAGCCTCTATCTTGTGAAAAAGCTGTACATTCACGCGGATGAGGCCTCGCTGATGACGATTGCACAGATGTGTATCGAGGAGGCTGTCGAGGGCAGGATTGCCAGTGAGAGAAGCGGCGTGCCTGAGATACGCAGGCGGGCGCTGGAGGATACGCTGGAATTTGATTTTCATCATCTTGTGAAGAGTGAGATCGGCAGGCTGAAAGCAGCGCTGTTCCGGGAGAAAATACAGGGTGAATACGTGGTGAGCAGCGCTGTCCGAAAGAATATGGAGCGCATTTACAAGCTGAAGTATGCAGAGACTACCCGGGATGTGATTGAGGCAATCGACGAGCTGTACAATCTGTGGGTGGAGCCGGGGTACGAACAGACCTATGGAACACTGGAACACATACTCTCTGTCACGATGGAGGAGCTCGCCGAGTACAGCTGGAAAGATTTTCTGACGGAAGAGATGTATGAGGAAAATCTGGAAGCCTATCTGGACAAGGTCAGCCAGGATATGACGGCTACCAGAACACCGGACAGTGAGGAGAAAGAAGAGCTTTCGGATCAGGAAGGATTGCGTAAGAAAAAGGTGGTCGTCGTGGATGAAGAAGCGATGCAGAAGGTCTATTCCTATGTGGAGCTGAATTTCGGCAAGACATATCTGTCTACGCTTCAGGAGAAAAGGATGAATTTTCAGCTGTGTAAGGGGCTTCATTCAGACTGCAGCCTGTATTTCACAGACGGGATACTGCGAAGCCCGGTCACGCGCAATTATCAGTATGAATATGCCAAAAAGCAGCAGGCGAAGAATAAGTATGCGTACTATGATTATCACCGTGTGGTTAAGCGCAATATAGCAGTGCTTTCCGATACCCTGAAAAAGGCGCTGGTTATGAGGGATGAGGTATCAGAGACTATCAGTGACAGGGGGATTCTGATTCCGTCCAGGCTGTGGAAGGCGGGCAGAACACAGGATGCAAAACTGTTCCGGAAAGAAGAAAAGACAAGCACCCAGGACTTTGTGGTAGAGGTGCTGATCGATGCCAGCGGTTCACAGCGTCCGCGGCAGGATAAGGTGGTACTTCAGGCTTATATTATTATGGAAGCTCTGAGCAGTGTGCGGATTCCGCATCGTGTCACAAGTTTCTGCACATTCTGGGATTACACCATCATTCAGCGATACAGGGAATACGATGATCCGCGGTCTGAAAATGAACGAATTTTCGAGTTTACGACATCTTCAAATAACAGGGATGGACTTGCCGTCAAGGCTGCAGCCCAGGAGCTTCTGAACCGGGATGAGGAAAAGAAAATATTGATTATTCTGAGCGACGGGAGACCGTATGATGTGATCTTGAACAGACCGAATGCCCGAAACCCACAACCGTATCAGGGCGAATATGCGATCAAAGATACAGGATTTGAAGTGCGCCGTCTCAGGAGTCAGGGAATTTCTGTGCTTGGTGTGTTTGCCGGTGAAGAAAAGGACCTGGAGGCAGAGAAGAAAATATTCGGAAAGGACTTTGCGTATATCCGTGATATTGAGTATTTTTCTAAAATTGTCGGAAGATATTTGAAAAAACAGTTGGAAGATAATGCTTAG
- a CDS encoding AAA family ATPase: MDELKFLEEQGVNPGMIEEVRAYREEFPVDDSVRYRIVKPLMPFYGREILEMAIAGLLQGENLLLTGSKATGKNVLAENLAYIFNRPSYNISFHVNTNSGDLIGTDTFIDNQVQLRKGSIYLCAQYGGFGILDEVNMAKNDAVSVLHATLDYRRSIDVPGYDKIDLHPAARFIGTMNYGYAGTKELNEALVSRFLVIDMPPQSKDTLEPIFAQTFPDGKPEAMEQLIGLFLDLQLKAANGEISTKALDLRGMLAAIKTIRCGLAPALAVRMGIVNKSFDAFEKEIISDVVMTRIPEAWTEEDIFLL; encoded by the coding sequence GTGGATGAATTAAAATTTTTGGAAGAACAGGGTGTAAACCCGGGGATGATAGAGGAAGTACGTGCATACAGGGAAGAGTTTCCGGTCGATGATTCAGTGAGATACCGCATCGTAAAGCCGCTGATGCCGTTTTACGGGCGCGAGATACTGGAGATGGCCATTGCCGGCCTGCTTCAGGGAGAAAATCTGCTGCTGACAGGGTCCAAGGCGACCGGAAAAAATGTGCTGGCAGAAAATCTGGCCTATATATTTAACAGGCCTTCCTATAATATTTCGTTCCATGTCAATACGAACAGCGGGGATCTGATCGGAACGGATACATTTATAGATAATCAGGTCCAGCTGCGAAAAGGAAGCATCTACCTGTGCGCACAGTACGGGGGTTTTGGTATTCTGGATGAGGTGAACATGGCAAAAAATGATGCGGTTTCAGTACTGCATGCGACGCTTGATTACCGGCGCAGTATCGATGTACCGGGATATGACAAGATAGATCTTCATCCGGCTGCCAGATTTATCGGAACGATGAACTATGGTTATGCGGGAACGAAGGAGCTGAATGAGGCTCTCGTATCACGTTTCCTGGTGATCGATATGCCCCCTCAGTCGAAGGATACGCTGGAGCCGATCTTTGCGCAGACGTTTCCTGACGGCAAACCGGAGGCAATGGAACAGCTGATCGGATTGTTTCTGGACCTCCAGCTGAAAGCGGCCAACGGTGAAATCTCGACGAAAGCACTGGACCTGAGGGGCATGCTCGCGGCAATCAAGACGATCCGATGCGGGCTGGCACCGGCACTTGCCGTGCGGATGGGGATTGTAAATAAGAGCTTTGATGCATTTGAAAAAGAAATCATCAGCGATGTTGTCATGACAAGAATACCGGAAGCATGGACAGAAGAGGATATATTTCTCTTGTAA
- a CDS encoding P-II family nitrogen regulator gives MKKLEIVVKPEKLEDLKGILDECNASGLMIHNIMGYGQQKGYRQLYRGAEYHVNLLPKTKVETVVDDAVCDRIIDRVVEQINTGNYGDGKIFVYDVEDAVRIRTGERGKDAL, from the coding sequence ATGAAAAAGCTGGAAATTGTTGTCAAACCCGAAAAGCTTGAAGATCTGAAAGGAATTTTAGATGAATGCAATGCGAGCGGGCTTATGATACATAATATCATGGGTTATGGGCAGCAGAAAGGGTACAGGCAGCTTTACCGCGGTGCAGAATATCATGTCAATCTTTTGCCGAAAACAAAGGTTGAGACTGTAGTAGACGACGCGGTGTGTGACAGGATCATTGACAGAGTCGTGGAACAGATCAATACAGGAAACTACGGCGATGGTAAGATTTTTGTATACGATGTGGAAGATGCGGTACGTATCCGTACCGGAGAACGCGGAAAGGATGCACTGTAG
- a CDS encoding glutamine synthetase III family protein, with translation MGDFVNVAEIFGKNVFNDTVMQERLPKKVYKELRQTIEEGKELDPAVADVIAHEMKEWAIEKGATHYTHWFQPLTGVTAEKHDSFISAPMSNGKVLMSFSGKELIKGEPDASSFPSGGLRATFEARGYTAWDCTSPAFVREDAAGATLCIPTAFCSYTGEALDQKTPLLRSMEAINSQALRLIRLFGNTTSKKVTPCVGPEQEYFLVDAKKFQQRKDLIYTGRTLFGAMPPKGQELDDHYFGTIRQRVAAFMKDVNEELWKLGVTAKTQHNEVAPAQHELAPIYAQANVAVDHNQIIMQTLKKVASAHGLKCLLHEKPFAGVNGSGKHNNWSLTTDDGINLLEPGKTPHENIQFLMIMTCVLKAVDTHADLLRESAADVGNDHRLGANEAPPAIISVFLGEQLEDVLEQLISTGMATHSIKGGKLRTGVKTLPDVAKDATDRNRTSPFAFTGNKFEFRMVGSRDSIAPPNTVLNTIVAEAFKEACDILEKADNFDDAVHDLIKQYASDHQRIVFNGNGYSEAWVEEAARRGLPNIKSMVDAIPAMLTEKAVRVFEEFGVFTRAELESRVEIQYEAYAKAINIEARAMIDIATKQIIPAVVRYTKALADSINAVKEACDADVSVQTELLKKTSLLLKETKDAHTKLIEIEGQAVAMEEGARQANFYHSNVIPAMEALRAPVDELEMIVDKEMWPMPSYGDLMFDV, from the coding sequence ATGGGTGATTTTGTTAATGTAGCTGAGATTTTTGGGAAAAACGTATTCAATGATACAGTTATGCAGGAACGTTTGCCGAAAAAAGTTTACAAAGAACTGAGACAGACGATTGAAGAGGGAAAAGAGCTGGATCCTGCAGTCGCTGATGTGATAGCTCACGAGATGAAAGAGTGGGCCATCGAAAAAGGGGCTACACACTATACACACTGGTTTCAGCCGCTTACGGGTGTAACTGCTGAGAAGCATGATTCCTTTATCTCGGCTCCTATGAGCAACGGAAAGGTTCTTATGAGTTTTTCCGGGAAGGAACTGATCAAAGGAGAACCGGATGCATCATCCTTTCCTTCAGGAGGCCTGAGAGCGACATTTGAGGCAAGGGGATATACGGCATGGGACTGTACATCACCGGCTTTCGTGAGGGAAGATGCAGCCGGAGCGACACTCTGTATCCCAACGGCCTTCTGTTCTTATACCGGAGAGGCACTGGATCAGAAAACACCGCTGCTGCGTTCCATGGAAGCCATTAATTCTCAGGCGCTGAGGCTGATCCGACTGTTTGGAAATACGACATCTAAAAAAGTAACACCCTGTGTTGGACCGGAACAGGAATACTTCCTTGTGGATGCTAAGAAATTTCAGCAGAGGAAGGATTTGATCTATACCGGACGAACACTGTTTGGCGCCATGCCTCCCAAAGGCCAGGAGCTGGATGACCATTACTTTGGAACGATTCGCCAGAGAGTTGCTGCATTCATGAAGGATGTCAACGAGGAGCTCTGGAAGCTGGGTGTAACGGCAAAGACTCAGCATAATGAGGTTGCTCCGGCACAGCATGAACTGGCGCCGATCTATGCACAGGCAAATGTGGCAGTAGATCATAACCAGATCATCATGCAGACGCTGAAAAAAGTAGCAAGCGCACATGGTCTGAAATGCCTGCTCCATGAGAAACCATTTGCGGGGGTAAATGGTTCGGGAAAACATAATAACTGGTCGCTGACCACGGATGACGGGATCAATCTGCTGGAGCCGGGCAAGACGCCTCATGAAAATATTCAGTTCCTGATGATCATGACCTGTGTGCTGAAAGCGGTGGATACTCATGCGGATCTGCTGCGGGAGTCCGCTGCCGATGTGGGGAATGATCACAGGCTTGGAGCCAATGAAGCACCGCCGGCTATCATTTCTGTTTTCCTGGGCGAGCAGCTGGAGGATGTGCTGGAGCAGCTGATCAGCACAGGCATGGCGACACACAGTATCAAGGGAGGAAAACTGCGGACAGGTGTTAAGACGCTTCCGGATGTAGCGAAGGACGCCACAGACCGGAACAGGACTTCACCGTTCGCATTTACCGGAAATAAATTTGAATTTCGCATGGTAGGTTCCCGGGATTCAATCGCACCGCCCAATACCGTTCTGAATACGATCGTGGCGGAAGCGTTCAAGGAAGCCTGTGATATTCTGGAAAAAGCTGATAATTTTGATGATGCGGTACACGACCTGATCAAACAGTACGCATCGGACCATCAGAGAATCGTCTTTAACGGAAACGGGTATTCCGAGGCATGGGTGGAGGAAGCGGCCAGAAGAGGGCTTCCGAACATAAAATCCATGGTTGACGCGATCCCGGCAATGTTGACAGAGAAAGCGGTCAGGGTATTCGAGGAATTTGGTGTATTTACCAGGGCGGAACTGGAATCAAGAGTTGAGATTCAGTATGAGGCTTATGCAAAAGCGATCAATATTGAGGCGAGAGCCATGATCGATATTGCCACCAAACAGATCATACCGGCGGTCGTCAGATATACGAAGGCGCTTGCAGATTCTATCAATGCAGTAAAAGAAGCGTGTGACGCCGACGTGAGTGTTCAGACTGAATTGCTGAAAAAGACATCGCTGCTTTTGAAAGAGACAAAAGATGCACATACAAAACTGATTGAGATTGAGGGTCAGGCGGTAGCGATGGAGGAAGGCGCCCGTCAGGCGAATTTCTATCACAGCAATGTGATTCCGGCGATGGAAGCTCTGAGAGCTCCGGTGGATGAACTGGAAATGATCGTGGACAAAGAAATGTGGCCGATGCCTTCTTATGGCGATCTGATGTTTGATGTATAA
- a CDS encoding diacylglycerol/lipid kinase family protein, which translates to MEKKLFFIFNPKSGKGLIKSKLLDIVDIFVKHGYQVIVHPTQSAEDTYNAAKQMTQHADLIVCSGGDGTLDEVVTAIMDSRIDVPLGYIPSGSTNDFANSLSISKNMVKAAQEIMEGQVYGCDVGSFNKDTFVYIAAFGLFTDVSYQTAQTLKNVLGHMAYLLEGAKRIFDIKSYHLRIEVNGEVLENDYIYGMVTNSRSVGGFKNLTGKNVKMDDGLFEVTLIHTPKNPLELNEIMGALLNAVDNTDLVDSFKTDRIVIEATEDIPWTLDGEYGGEHREICIENKKKAIHILLNPMKHKAKPLELPLQQ; encoded by the coding sequence ATGGAAAAAAAGTTATTTTTCATTTTTAATCCGAAATCAGGTAAAGGACTGATAAAATCTAAATTGCTGGATATTGTAGACATTTTTGTGAAGCACGGGTACCAGGTAATCGTACATCCCACGCAGAGTGCTGAGGATACGTACAATGCGGCTAAGCAAATGACACAGCATGCAGACCTGATCGTCTGCAGCGGCGGTGACGGTACACTGGATGAAGTTGTGACCGCTATCATGGACAGCCGAATCGACGTGCCGTTGGGATATATACCATCGGGAAGCACGAATGATTTTGCCAACAGCCTTTCTATTTCAAAGAATATGGTAAAGGCAGCTCAGGAAATTATGGAAGGGCAGGTCTACGGCTGCGACGTCGGAAGCTTTAACAAGGATACTTTTGTATATATTGCTGCGTTTGGACTGTTTACGGATGTGTCGTATCAGACAGCACAGACGCTGAAGAACGTGCTGGGCCATATGGCGTACCTTCTGGAGGGAGCGAAGAGGATCTTCGACATCAAGTCTTACCATCTCAGGATTGAGGTGAACGGGGAGGTGCTGGAGAACGATTATATCTATGGCATGGTGACTAACTCACGTTCCGTCGGCGGGTTCAAGAACCTGACGGGAAAAAATGTAAAGATGGACGACGGGCTTTTTGAGGTGACCCTGATTCATACGCCGAAGAATCCGCTGGAACTGAATGAGATCATGGGTGCATTGCTGAATGCGGTCGATAATACGGATCTGGTAGACTCATTCAAGACAGACCGGATTGTGATAGAGGCGACGGAAGATATCCCGTGGACTCTGGACGGGGAATACGGAGGTGAACACAGGGAAATCTGTATCGAAAACAAGAAGAAAGCGATTCACATTCTGCTGAATCCCATGAAACATAAGGCAAAACCGCTGGAATTGCCACTGCAGCAATAA
- a CDS encoding SDR family NAD(P)-dependent oxidoreductase encodes MNQKTVLITGASRGIGRACARTFAEHGYHLVLNCHQHVDYLESLRCELEQEYAVSCRLSHGDISDEVYVDSLFAEIADSGDSLDVLINNAGIAHMGLLQDMTLEQWNRVLNVNLTSQFLCCRRAVPLMLKQHRGSIVNTSSVWGIHGASCEAAYSAAKGGVNAFTKALARELAPSGIRVNAVAFGAVDTDMNQMLDAGERGILCDEIPLGRMAEPHEAGAFLYDIACCHPYLTAQVLTLDGGWM; translated from the coding sequence ATGAATCAAAAAACGGTATTGATCACCGGTGCATCCCGCGGTATCGGGCGCGCCTGCGCACGCACTTTCGCAGAACACGGATATCATCTGGTCCTGAACTGCCATCAGCATGTCGATTATCTGGAATCCCTCAGATGTGAACTGGAGCAGGAGTATGCAGTCAGCTGCCGACTTTCCCATGGGGATATCAGTGACGAAGTCTATGTTGACAGCCTGTTCGCCGAAATTGCAGATAGCGGTGATTCACTGGATGTCCTCATCAACAACGCCGGTATCGCTCACATGGGGCTCCTGCAGGATATGACACTTGAGCAATGGAACCGGGTGCTGAATGTAAATCTGACCTCTCAGTTTCTGTGCTGCCGACGGGCCGTCCCGCTGATGCTGAAACAGCACAGAGGTTCCATTGTGAACACTTCCTCCGTGTGGGGGATTCATGGTGCTTCCTGTGAGGCAGCCTATTCAGCGGCAAAGGGCGGTGTCAACGCTTTCACCAAAGCCCTTGCCCGTGAACTGGCGCCAAGCGGTATCCGGGTCAACGCGGTCGCCTTCGGCGCCGTGGACACTGACATGAACCAGATGCTGGATGCTGGAGAACGCGGGATACTCTGCGATGAAATCCCTCTGGGACGCATGGCAGAACCGCATGAAGCCGGTGCTTTCCTTTACGACATCGCCTGCTGTCACCCCTACCTCACCGCACAGGTCCTGACGCTCGACGGAGGCTGGATGTGA
- a CDS encoding bL17 family ribosomal protein, with the protein MAKYRKLGRTSSQRKALLRNQVTNLLYNGKIVTTETKAKEVRKIAEGLIALAVKERDNFETVTVTAKVARKDADGKRVKEVVDGKKVTVYDEVQKEIKKDAPSRLHARRQMMKVFYPVKSVPAENAGKKKNTKEVDMVDKMFTEIAPKYADRNGGYTRIIKIGQRKGDAAMEVLLELV; encoded by the coding sequence ATGGCAAAATATAGAAAGCTTGGAAGAACATCCAGCCAAAGAAAAGCGCTGCTCAGAAACCAGGTGACCAACCTGCTTTATAACGGGAAAATCGTTACCACTGAGACCAAAGCAAAAGAAGTTCGTAAAATTGCAGAAGGCCTGATCGCACTTGCGGTAAAAGAGAGAGATAACTTCGAGACAGTTACAGTGACTGCAAAGGTGGCACGCAAAGACGCAGACGGCAAAAGAGTGAAAGAAGTTGTCGACGGCAAAAAAGTAACTGTGTATGATGAAGTGCAGAAGGAGATCAAAAAAGACGCTCCGTCCAGACTTCATGCAAGAAGACAGATGATGAAAGTCTTCTATCCGGTGAAATCAGTTCCGGCTGAAAATGCAGGTAAGAAGAAAAATACGAAGGAAGTAGACATGGTGGATAAGATGTTTACGGAAATCGCACCAAAATATGCTGACCGTAACGGTGGTTATACAAGAATCATCAAAATCGGACAGCGTAAGGGTGATGCGGCAATGGAAGTGCTGTTAGAACTCGTGTAA